One Oryzomonas sagensis genomic region harbors:
- a CDS encoding glycosyltransferase family 2 protein, whose amino-acid sequence MELSIVVPIYNEEENVAALYESIRDALARTSLEYETIFVDDGSSDSSFTLLKGIAAQDQRVKLLRFRRNFGQTAAMAAGFDAATGAVIIPMDGDLQNDPADIPRLLAKLHEGYDVVSGWRKERKDTFITRKIPSLLANSLISRLTGVHLHDYGCTLKAYRREVLDGINLYGEMHRFVPALASQVGAKVTELPVNHRPRLYGTSKYGISRTLRVVLDLMTVKFLMAYSTKPIQLFGKWGIYTLLAGCLSGGTTLYMKIFENTSMNRNPLLILTAFLLFMGVQFIVLGLLGELNARTYFESQGKPIYVIRDRVNLG is encoded by the coding sequence GGAGTACGAGACCATCTTCGTGGATGACGGTTCGAGCGATAGCTCGTTCACGCTGTTGAAGGGGATTGCCGCCCAGGACCAGCGGGTCAAACTCCTGCGTTTTCGGCGCAACTTCGGCCAGACCGCCGCCATGGCCGCCGGCTTCGACGCGGCCACGGGCGCCGTCATCATCCCCATGGACGGCGACCTGCAGAACGACCCGGCCGATATCCCCCGCCTCCTGGCGAAGCTCCACGAGGGGTACGACGTGGTCTCCGGGTGGCGCAAGGAGCGCAAGGACACCTTCATCACCCGCAAGATCCCCTCGCTGCTGGCCAACTCCCTCATCTCCCGGCTGACCGGCGTGCACCTGCACGACTACGGCTGCACCCTCAAGGCCTACCGCCGCGAGGTGCTGGACGGCATCAACCTCTACGGCGAGATGCACCGCTTCGTGCCGGCCCTGGCCTCCCAGGTGGGGGCAAAGGTCACGGAACTGCCGGTCAACCACCGCCCGCGCCTGTACGGCACGAGCAAGTACGGCATCTCCCGCACCCTGCGGGTCGTGCTGGACCTGATGACGGTCAAGTTCCTCATGGCCTACTCCACCAAGCCGATCCAGTTGTTCGGCAAATGGGGGATCTATACCCTGCTGGCCGGCTGCCTCTCCGGCGGCACGACCCTGTACATGAAGATCTTCGAGAACACGAGCATGAACCGCAATCCGCTCCTGATCCTCACCGCCTTCCTGCTCTTCATGGGGGTCCAGTTCATCGTCCTGGGGCTCCTGGGGGAACTGAACGCCCGGACCTACTTCGAATCCCAGGGCAAGCCGATCTACGTGATCCGGGACCGAGTCAACCTTGGCTGA
- a CDS encoding glycosyltransferase: MADDRLRILMVAPTPYFADRGCHVRIYEEARALRALGHDVRIVTYHIGRDLPGIPVLRIPRIPWYNRLEAGPSCHKLYLDLLLLGKATAFSLRFRPQVIHAHLHEGAAIGWLLKLVTRAPLIFDYQGSLSGECIDHGFFKADSRAARIFRWAERFINNSADRIVTSSSAGYADLRANWGVAPERLVSVIDGVDTDQFRPHDRQEARSRLGIAPDVPVVAYLGLMSAYQGTDLLLDAIALLKAQGVQARFLIMGFPVERYREAAEALGIGDMITFTGKVDYREAPLFLSAADLAVSPKLSLTEANGKLFNYMACALPVVVFDTPVNREILGDTGVYAPLGDTAAFAARIADLLADRDGLKGRGERVRAKAVHDHAWQARGARLAEVCRAVTGASEP, encoded by the coding sequence TTGGCTGATGACCGGCTGAGAATCCTCATGGTGGCGCCGACCCCCTATTTCGCGGATCGGGGCTGCCATGTGCGCATCTACGAGGAGGCCCGCGCCCTCCGCGCCCTGGGCCACGACGTGCGCATCGTCACCTACCACATCGGTCGGGACCTGCCCGGCATCCCGGTACTGCGCATCCCCCGGATACCGTGGTACAACCGCCTGGAAGCCGGCCCCTCCTGTCACAAGCTCTACCTCGACCTTTTGCTGCTCGGCAAGGCCACAGCCTTCAGCCTCCGCTTCCGCCCCCAGGTAATCCACGCCCACCTCCACGAAGGGGCCGCCATCGGCTGGTTGCTCAAGCTCGTGACCCGCGCCCCGTTGATCTTCGACTACCAGGGGAGCCTCAGCGGCGAATGCATCGACCACGGTTTTTTCAAGGCCGACTCCCGCGCGGCCCGCATCTTCCGCTGGGCCGAGCGGTTCATCAACAATAGCGCCGACCGGATCGTCACCAGTTCCAGCGCCGGGTACGCCGATCTTCGGGCGAACTGGGGGGTGGCCCCCGAACGCCTCGTTTCGGTCATCGACGGCGTGGATACGGACCAGTTCCGCCCCCATGACCGGCAGGAAGCGCGCAGCCGCCTGGGGATCGCCCCCGATGTGCCGGTGGTGGCCTATCTGGGGCTCATGAGCGCCTACCAGGGCACGGACCTGCTCTTGGACGCCATAGCGCTCCTGAAGGCCCAGGGGGTGCAGGCACGCTTCCTCATCATGGGCTTCCCCGTGGAGCGCTACCGGGAAGCGGCCGAGGCGTTGGGGATCGGCGACATGATCACCTTCACCGGCAAGGTGGACTACCGGGAGGCGCCGCTCTTCCTCTCGGCGGCGGACCTGGCCGTATCCCCCAAGCTGTCGTTGACCGAGGCCAACGGCAAGCTCTTCAACTACATGGCCTGCGCCCTGCCGGTGGTGGTCTTCGACACCCCGGTCAACCGGGAGATCCTGGGGGATACGGGCGTCTATGCGCCCCTGGGGGATACCGCCGCCTTCGCCGCCCGCATCGCGGACCTACTGGCGGACCGGGACGGGTTGAAGGGGCGGGGGGAACGGGTCCGGGCCAAGGCGGTCCACGACCACGCCTGGCAGGCCAGGGGCGCCCGTCTGGCCGAGGTGTGCCGGGCGGTTACCGGTGCGTCGGAGCCCTGA
- a CDS encoding pyridoxamine 5'-phosphate oxidase family protein — MIPGKLVEVMKQDGVVAIATLGPDGPHMVNTWNSYLIVSPEGRLLIPAGYMQHTEANVAYNDQVLITLGSSKVAGKQGPGTGFLIKGTAAFVTAGPDFDVIKARFPWARATLAVTIASAAQTL; from the coding sequence ATGATTCCGGGAAAATTAGTGGAAGTGATGAAACAGGACGGGGTCGTGGCCATCGCCACCCTGGGCCCGGACGGGCCGCACATGGTCAACACCTGGAACAGCTACCTGATCGTCTCCCCGGAGGGACGGCTCTTGATCCCGGCCGGGTACATGCAGCACACTGAGGCCAATGTGGCCTACAACGACCAGGTTCTGATCACCCTGGGCAGCTCCAAGGTGGCCGGGAAGCAGGGGCCCGGCACCGGCTTCTTGATCAAGGGGACGGCCGCCTTCGTGACCGCGGGCCCGGATTTCGACGTGATCAAGGCGCGTTTCCCCTGGGCGCGGGCCACCCTGGCGGTCACCATCGCATCGGCAGCCCAGACCCTGTAG
- a CDS encoding PLP-dependent aminotransferase family protein translates to MFILNLHDQTPLYRQLYHQIRERVLSGELPADSRLPSVRDLAAELAASRTTVESAYLELYGEGYIYSKPRSGYFVSALDSEAAPRSLIPAAPRQTPLQDPPHPCAFDFHPARLDPASFPAAIWRRLFLETLRDSVRELTHYSEPQGDWGLRVAIRAYLERSRGVVCDPEQIVICAGLQQSLDIVAVLLKDGHSAVAVEDPGYPLPRSLFRNHGYRVIPLPVGPGGLDLAALRGSGGTVAYVTPSHQLPMGYVMPVANRLRLIEWAATGGKMIIEDDYDSELRYHGKPIPSLQGLRPDGNIIYLGTFSKILSPALRASYLVLPRTLLAPYHHRFSHYFSTVPLLEQKTLAAFMEQGHWERHIRRMRIICKRKHDALLHALERHFGNQAAIIGQGAGLHVAVQLLGPGPDETELIDRARHRGVRLFPFSATCDVPRSGPPMVLLGFGGMNGDEIEQGVRLLLQAWRNSP, encoded by the coding sequence ATGTTCATCCTGAACCTCCATGACCAGACCCCTCTGTACCGGCAATTGTACCACCAGATCAGGGAACGGGTCCTGTCGGGGGAGTTGCCGGCCGACAGTCGGCTCCCCTCGGTCCGGGACCTGGCCGCCGAGCTTGCCGCCAGCCGCACCACGGTGGAGAGCGCCTACCTGGAGCTGTACGGCGAGGGGTACATCTACAGCAAGCCGCGCAGCGGCTACTTCGTCTCGGCCCTGGACAGCGAGGCCGCGCCCCGCTCCCTCATCCCGGCCGCGCCCCGGCAGACTCCACTCCAGGACCCCCCGCACCCCTGCGCCTTCGACTTCCATCCCGCCCGGCTCGACCCGGCGAGCTTTCCGGCCGCCATCTGGCGCCGGCTCTTCCTGGAGACCCTGCGGGACAGCGTCCGCGAACTGACCCACTATAGCGAGCCCCAGGGGGATTGGGGGCTGCGCGTCGCAATCCGCGCCTACCTGGAACGTTCCCGGGGCGTGGTGTGCGACCCGGAGCAGATCGTGATCTGCGCCGGCCTGCAACAGAGCCTGGATATCGTGGCCGTTCTGCTGAAGGACGGCCACTCCGCCGTGGCGGTGGAGGACCCGGGCTACCCGTTGCCCCGCTCCCTTTTCCGCAATCACGGCTACCGGGTCATCCCCCTGCCGGTCGGGCCGGGGGGACTCGACCTGGCGGCTCTCCGGGGAAGCGGCGGCACCGTAGCCTACGTCACCCCGTCCCATCAACTCCCCATGGGGTATGTCATGCCGGTGGCCAACCGGCTGCGGCTGATTGAGTGGGCCGCAACCGGCGGCAAGATGATCATCGAGGACGACTACGACAGCGAACTGCGCTATCACGGCAAGCCGATCCCCTCGTTGCAGGGGCTGCGTCCGGACGGGAACATCATCTATCTGGGGACCTTCTCCAAGATCCTCTCCCCGGCCCTGCGGGCGAGCTACCTCGTGTTGCCCCGGACCCTGCTCGCCCCTTACCACCACCGCTTCAGTCATTACTTCTCGACCGTGCCGCTCTTGGAGCAGAAGACCCTGGCCGCGTTCATGGAGCAGGGACACTGGGAACGGCACATCCGGCGGATGCGCATCATCTGCAAGCGAAAACACGATGCCCTGCTTCACGCCCTGGAACGGCACTTCGGAAACCAGGCCGCCATTATCGGCCAGGGCGCCGGACTCCACGTGGCCGTACAGCTCTTGGGCCCTGGCCCGGACGAAACAGAGCTGATCGACCGGGCCCGCCACAGGGGCGTCCGGCTGTTCCCCTTTTCCGCAACCTGTGACGTCCCCCGGAGCGGCCCGCCCATGGTGTTGCTCGGCTTCGGCGGTATGAACGGCGACGAGATCGAACAGGGGGTCCGGCTCCTGCTCCAGGCATGGCGGAACAGCCCCTGA
- a CDS encoding Crp/Fnr family transcriptional regulator — MMIRRAFDPELATRIVKDVPLFISFSDEEIAELLEKTAIYSYHKDEIIINADEHIEQMYIILKGRVRVVDLSSSGEERVMAFRHRGDYFGDMGLLDGKTDFATVVATEPCKVLLIGKSAFDEFFLNNNKALRQVITVLCQRLRESWLFHNVIGINDAESKIRATLAHYSTTLGTRNSHGIIINSIFSQQSIADRVQITRETVTRVLRKMKEQHEIEMVGRHFKLMPTFFDKYRQSQLYKNLSSDF; from the coding sequence ATGATGATCAGAAGAGCGTTCGACCCGGAGTTGGCAACCAGGATCGTCAAGGACGTCCCGCTGTTTATCAGTTTCTCCGACGAGGAGATCGCCGAGTTGCTGGAAAAAACAGCCATTTACAGCTATCACAAGGATGAGATTATTATCAACGCCGACGAGCATATCGAGCAGATGTACATCATTCTGAAGGGGCGGGTCAGGGTCGTTGACCTGTCGAGCAGCGGGGAAGAACGGGTCATGGCGTTCCGTCACCGGGGCGATTATTTCGGCGATATGGGGCTTCTGGACGGCAAAACCGATTTTGCCACGGTGGTCGCCACGGAGCCGTGCAAGGTCCTGTTGATCGGGAAGAGCGCGTTCGACGAATTCTTCCTGAACAACAACAAGGCGCTGCGTCAGGTCATCACCGTGCTGTGCCAGCGTCTGCGGGAAAGCTGGCTCTTCCATAACGTCATCGGGATCAACGATGCCGAGTCGAAGATCAGGGCCACCCTGGCGCACTACAGCACGACGCTGGGGACCAGGAACAGCCACGGCATCATCATTAATTCCATCTTCTCCCAGCAAAGCATCGCCGACCGGGTTCAGATCACCCGGGAAACGGTCACCAGGGTGCTGCGGAAGATGAAGGAGCAGCACGAGATCGAGATGGTCGGGCGGCACTTCAAGCTGATGCCCACCTTTTTCGACAAATACCGCCAGTCCCAATTGTACAAGAACCTCTCCTCGGACTTTTAG
- a CDS encoding DUF2844 domain-containing protein, with amino-acid sequence MKHSTRGRWACFGVAVSMLVLPRLGEAALGGTAASVAADRAALAAVHRATTTRGAYTVQEFRSDSSTVREYVSASGVVFAVVWNGRAHPDLTTLLGSYSGEYRAALRQTARTRGLRRQQVQSDGVVVEKWGHMRNLQGRAYAPALIPTGVTIDEIK; translated from the coding sequence ATGAAACACAGTACCCGGGGCCGATGGGCCTGTTTTGGCGTGGCCGTAAGTATGCTCGTTCTTCCCCGTTTGGGGGAGGCCGCGCTCGGCGGGACCGCCGCTTCGGTCGCGGCGGACCGCGCGGCCCTTGCGGCCGTGCATCGGGCCACTACGACCCGCGGCGCCTACACGGTCCAGGAGTTCCGGTCCGATTCGAGCACCGTACGGGAATACGTCTCCGCGTCCGGTGTGGTGTTCGCCGTTGTCTGGAATGGCCGGGCGCATCCCGACCTCACCACCCTCCTCGGTTCCTATTCCGGCGAATATCGGGCCGCCCTGCGGCAAACCGCGCGCACGCGCGGGCTCCGGCGCCAGCAGGTGCAGTCGGATGGGGTCGTGGTGGAGAAGTGGGGACACATGCGGAATCTGCAGGGCAGGGCCTATGCCCCGGCATTGATCCCAACGGGGGTAACCATCGATGAAATCAAGTAA
- a CDS encoding DUF3443 domain-containing protein: MKSSNVGMTLLVMALVAGCGSGGSSGTGSTTTGTTSGTTGTSTGTTGTTTGTTASNVLAVTVNGSLCSGSTSGSYVNKPCVSVTICTPGTSTCQTVSDILLDTGSYGLRIFSTALTGVSLTQVASAGGGSLAECVQFGDGSALWGPVMTADVVLGGESSVQMPIQVINAGFGSPPQTCRSADASPTAAGFNGILGVGLFARDCGAGCVDAADNGMYYSCSGSSCTATAAELAKQVPNPVALLPLDNNGVIVQLPTVATNGAASAAGSLTLGIGTRSNNIPSSVTTYPADASTAEFLTTYNGTTYASFLDTGSNGLYFPATSLVSACTVSGYSAWFCPATTKSLSAVNAGYNGSPFGTIDFTIGSAVTMFNSSYMVFPALGGAMSGGFDWGLPFFLGRNVYVGIDGTGSPLGTGPYWAY, from the coding sequence ATGAAATCAAGTAACGTAGGCATGACGCTCCTTGTCATGGCCCTTGTCGCCGGCTGCGGTTCGGGCGGCAGCTCCGGCACCGGCAGTACCACGACCGGCACCACCAGCGGCACCACCGGCACCTCGACCGGCACCACGGGTACGACAACCGGCACTACCGCGAGCAATGTGCTCGCCGTCACCGTCAACGGTTCCCTCTGCTCCGGCAGCACCTCCGGCTCTTATGTCAACAAGCCGTGCGTCAGCGTGACGATCTGCACCCCCGGCACCTCCACCTGTCAGACCGTCAGCGACATCCTGCTGGATACCGGGAGTTACGGGTTGCGTATCTTCAGCACCGCCCTGACCGGGGTATCCCTTACCCAGGTAGCCAGCGCCGGCGGCGGGTCGTTGGCCGAATGCGTCCAGTTCGGGGACGGGTCTGCGTTGTGGGGGCCGGTCATGACGGCGGATGTGGTCCTGGGGGGAGAATCCAGCGTGCAGATGCCGATCCAGGTGATCAACGCCGGCTTCGGTTCCCCTCCCCAGACTTGCAGGAGTGCCGATGCCAGCCCCACGGCGGCGGGATTCAACGGGATACTGGGGGTGGGGTTATTTGCGCGGGATTGCGGTGCGGGTTGCGTCGACGCGGCCGATAACGGGATGTACTACTCCTGCAGCGGATCGAGTTGCACCGCCACGGCGGCGGAACTCGCCAAACAGGTGCCCAACCCGGTGGCGCTGCTCCCGCTGGACAATAACGGCGTAATCGTGCAACTCCCCACGGTCGCCACGAACGGGGCCGCCTCAGCCGCAGGCTCGCTCACCCTGGGGATCGGCACCCGCTCCAACAACATCCCCTCGTCGGTAACCACATACCCTGCCGATGCGTCGACCGCCGAGTTCCTCACGACCTATAACGGCACGACCTACGCCAGCTTTCTGGACACCGGTTCCAACGGCCTGTACTTCCCTGCCACAAGCCTTGTGTCGGCCTGCACCGTCTCCGGTTATTCCGCCTGGTTCTGCCCCGCGACGACCAAGAGCCTGAGCGCCGTCAACGCCGGGTATAACGGTTCGCCCTTCGGCACCATCGACTTCACGATCGGTAGCGCCGTCACCATGTTCAACTCGTCCTACATGGTGTTCCCCGCCCTTGGGGGCGCCATGAGCGGCGGCTTCGACTGGGGCCTCCCCTTCTTTCTGGGGAGAAACGTCTATGTGGGGATCGACGGAACGGGCTCCCCCCTGGGAACCGGCCCGTACTGGGCGTACTGA